DNA sequence from the Paenibacillus physcomitrellae genome:
TCATCGAGGGGACGGTTGAGGTAGCGAAGCGGGAAGGTTTCTTTACGCTCGTGCTTTCCACCAACGGAGATGAAGGCGAAGAAGAAGAATTTCTGGACAGCTTTCTGGGGAAAAACGTCGACGGCATCATTCTGATCGGCAGCCATAAAGAAGCGGAATTTTATCGGGAAATTCAAAAGCCGACCATACTGGTAGACCGTTATTTTAATGACAGCGGTCACGACGGCGTCATGATTGATAATTACCGAGGCGCTTATGAAGCGACCAAACATTTTATCGAATATGGCCATGAACGGATTGCGATCATCGACGGCGCTCATGATTTTAATGACGGCAAGGACCGCTTCTGGGGGTATAAGCAGGCCATGCTGGAGCATGGATTTACGCCTGATCCTACTTATCACAAGCAGGGGAACTGGACGGAAGAGGACGGCTATAAATTTGCTAAGGAGCTGCTGCAATCGCATCAGCCGCCAACGGCGATATTTGCTGCGAATAACGTTCTCTGCAAAGGAA
Encoded proteins:
- a CDS encoding LacI family DNA-binding transcriptional regulator translates to MTNRNITIKDVAKQANVSVATVSRVINGLDRVSESTRKRVLKIIQELNFVPNNMAASMVNKKTNMISVVVPEIQNPFYTAVIEGTVEVAKREGFFTLVLSTNGDEGEEEEFLDSFLGKNVDGIILIGSHKEAEFYREIQKPTILVDRYFNDSGHDGVMIDNYRGAYEATKHFIEYGHERIAIIDGAHDFNDGKDRFWGYKQAMLEHGFTPDPTYHKQGNWTEEDGYKFAKELLQSHQPPTAIFAANNVLCKGTIRAIRDMNLKLGEDISLIGFDENELAQFVQPQVTVVRRPTREMGEQAAEMLIHKIKGGQLEPSKPKKVILDVELMKCGSVKKLN